A genomic segment from Modestobacter roseus encodes:
- a CDS encoding HPr family phosphocarrier protein — protein sequence MPSKTVTVGSAVGLHARPAALIAEAVTKSGVPVTLAGPGGNPVDAGSPLMIMTLGAKQGTEVTVSSDDEAVLDRIAGMVESDLDAE from the coding sequence ATGCCCTCCAAGACCGTGACCGTCGGCTCCGCCGTCGGCCTGCACGCCCGCCCGGCTGCGCTCATCGCCGAGGCCGTCACCAAGTCCGGGGTGCCGGTCACCCTGGCCGGCCCCGGCGGCAATCCCGTCGACGCCGGGTCGCCACTGATGATCATGACGCTCGGTGCCAAGCAGGGCACCGAGGTCACCGTCAGCAGCGACGACGAGGCGGTGCTCGACCGGATCGCCGGCATGGTCGAGAGCGACCTCGACGCCGAGTGA
- a CDS encoding DeoR/GlpR family DNA-binding transcription regulator: MYAEERQQAIAGLVTQRGRVAVTAVAEHFGVTTETVRRDLALLERAGMLRRVHGGAVPVGALAVVEPALGERRSTRTDAKRRIAAAALSLLPSANGSAILDGGSSTAALAELLPPERALVVATNSVPIAARLAGAPAVTLHVLGGRVRGITQSAVGESTVSALTDLRADVVFLGTNGISAGHGFSTPDEAEAAVKRAMARAAQRVVVLGDSSKLGREHLVRFAAVEDVDVLVTDDEADPAVVAELESQGIEVLVA, translated from the coding sequence GTGTACGCCGAGGAACGACAGCAGGCCATCGCCGGGCTGGTCACCCAACGGGGCCGGGTGGCCGTCACGGCGGTCGCCGAGCACTTCGGGGTGACCACGGAGACCGTCCGCCGTGACCTGGCCCTCCTGGAACGCGCCGGGATGCTACGCCGGGTGCACGGCGGCGCCGTGCCCGTGGGCGCCCTGGCCGTCGTCGAGCCGGCCCTGGGCGAGCGGCGCAGCACCCGCACCGACGCCAAGCGCCGGATCGCCGCCGCCGCCCTCTCCCTGCTCCCGTCGGCCAACGGCAGCGCCATCCTCGACGGCGGCAGCTCCACCGCCGCCCTGGCCGAGCTGCTGCCGCCCGAGCGCGCCCTGGTGGTGGCCACCAACTCGGTGCCGATCGCCGCCCGGCTGGCCGGCGCCCCGGCGGTCACCCTGCACGTGCTCGGCGGGCGGGTGCGCGGCATCACCCAGTCGGCCGTCGGGGAGTCGACCGTCAGCGCCCTCACCGACCTGCGCGCCGACGTCGTCTTCCTCGGCACCAACGGGATCAGCGCCGGGCACGGCTTCTCCACCCCCGACGAGGCCGAGGCCGCCGTGAAGCGCGCGATGGCCCGCGCCGCCCAGCGGGTGGTCGTGCTCGGGGACAGCAGCAAGCTCGGCCGCGAGCACCTGGTGCGCTTCGCGGCCGTCGAGGACGTCGACGTCCTGGTCACCGACGACGAGGCCGACCCGGCCGTCGTCGCCGAACTCGAGTCGCAGGGGATCGAGGTGCTCGTCGCATGA
- a CDS encoding 1-phosphofructokinase family hexose kinase: protein MKTPATPAGRVVTLTANPSLDRTLDLPGPLDRGAVTRLGRSSTEPGGKGVNVARAVAAAGADVVSVLPAPDDDPLVRALQALGLPLATVPIGTPVRTNYTLTEPDGTTTKLNEPGAPLDDAALAALQAALLEQARSARWVVLSGSLPPGAPRDWYAALVRALRGTGARIAVDTSEAPLLALLAAGPDAAPDLLKPNTEELAQLAGLPEAAVADDPDAALAAVATLHERGVAEVLLTLGADGAALSTADGGLWWARPPRVAVRSTVGAGDCSLAGYVLADLAGEEPAERLRTAVAYGTASAALPGSAVPAPSQVDRAAVTVTPGLPGHPAPAAAAPAAGADTH, encoded by the coding sequence ATGAAGACGCCAGCCACACCGGCGGGGCGGGTGGTCACGCTGACCGCCAACCCCAGCCTGGACCGGACGCTGGACCTGCCCGGCCCGCTGGACCGGGGAGCGGTGACCCGCCTGGGTCGCAGCTCCACCGAGCCCGGCGGCAAGGGCGTGAACGTCGCCCGCGCCGTCGCCGCCGCCGGTGCCGACGTCGTCTCGGTGCTGCCCGCCCCGGACGACGACCCGCTGGTGCGCGCGTTGCAGGCCCTCGGCCTGCCGCTGGCCACCGTGCCGATCGGCACCCCGGTGCGCACCAACTACACGCTCACCGAGCCCGACGGCACGACCACGAAGCTCAACGAGCCCGGCGCCCCGCTGGACGACGCGGCGCTGGCCGCGCTGCAGGCCGCGCTGCTCGAGCAGGCCCGCTCGGCCCGCTGGGTGGTGCTGTCCGGCTCGCTGCCGCCCGGGGCGCCCCGCGACTGGTACGCCGCCCTGGTCCGTGCGCTGCGCGGCACCGGTGCGCGGATCGCCGTCGACACCTCCGAGGCCCCGCTGCTGGCGCTGCTGGCCGCCGGGCCGGACGCCGCCCCGGACCTGCTCAAGCCGAACACCGAGGAGCTGGCGCAGCTCGCCGGCCTGCCCGAGGCCGCCGTCGCCGACGACCCCGACGCCGCCCTCGCCGCCGTCGCCACGCTGCACGAGCGCGGCGTCGCGGAGGTGCTGCTCACCCTCGGCGCCGACGGCGCCGCGCTCTCCACCGCCGACGGCGGGCTCTGGTGGGCGCGCCCGCCGCGGGTCGCCGTCCGCAGCACGGTCGGCGCCGGCGACTGCAGCCTGGCCGGCTACGTGCTCGCCGACCTGGCCGGCGAGGAGCCGGCCGAGCGGCTGCGCACCGCGGTCGCCTACGGCACCGCCAGCGCCGCGCTGCCCGGCTCGGCGGTGCCCGCGCCGTCGCAGGTCGACCGTGCCGCCGTCACCGTCACACCCGGCCTGCCCGGCCACCCAGCTCCTGCCGCGGCCGCTCCGGCCGCCGGCGCCGACACCCACTGA
- a CDS encoding PTS fructose transporter subunit IIABC, whose product MPALITTDLVALDADLGPDKSAVVHRLAGLVANAGRATGAGALADDALAREAKAATGLPGGIAIPHCRSAAVTQASLGFARLSPPVDFGAPDGPADLAFLIAAPEHGDADHLTLLTALARALVRPEFVASLRSAGSADEIVALVQDVVSPAETPATQTPATQTPAAAPAPQAPAPAEPAQARRSIVAVSACPTGIAHTYMAADKLTVAARELGVDLHVETQGSSGSTPLDPAVIRDADAAIFAVDVGVKDRDRFAGKPLVQSGTKRAINEPEAMIREALAAADDPNARRVPGTAADGATPAATSGDRPGIGSEIRRWLLTGVSYMIPFVAAGGLLIALGFLFGGYQIVNGDPATDGAQSYALNWALNNTFFDLPSAAPLEGLNDGFWGYLGALCTVLGQAAFGFLVPALAGYIAYAIADRPGIVPGFVVGAVSLTVGAGFLGGLVGGIIAGFAALWISRWKLPAFARGLQPVVIIPLLATLISSGLMVVVLGQPLAWALESLGDFLNGLTGAATIVLGIILGLMMCFDLGGPVNKAAYVFATTGLTAAIAGDGGQQQLVIMATVMAAGMVPPLAMALSSTVLRPRLYTPAERDNGKAAWLLGASFISEGAIPFAAVDPLRVIPSMMLGGATTGAIVAGLGLELQAPHGGFFVWFAMSNFWLFLLAVVAGAIVGGVAVTLAKGIGRRSSGGADADLTTDVAGGPASGSAPAHPVAARPAH is encoded by the coding sequence ATGCCCGCACTGATCACGACCGACCTGGTGGCGCTCGACGCCGACCTCGGTCCCGACAAGAGCGCCGTCGTGCACCGGCTGGCCGGCCTCGTCGCCAACGCCGGCCGCGCCACCGGCGCCGGCGCGCTCGCCGACGACGCACTGGCCCGGGAGGCGAAGGCGGCGACCGGGCTGCCCGGCGGGATCGCCATCCCGCACTGCCGGTCCGCCGCGGTCACCCAGGCCTCGCTCGGGTTCGCCCGGCTCTCCCCGCCGGTCGACTTCGGTGCCCCGGACGGCCCGGCCGACCTGGCCTTCCTCATCGCCGCCCCCGAGCACGGCGACGCCGACCACCTGACCCTGCTCACCGCACTGGCCCGCGCGCTGGTGCGGCCGGAGTTCGTGGCCTCCCTGCGTTCGGCCGGCTCCGCCGACGAGATCGTCGCCCTGGTGCAGGACGTCGTCTCCCCCGCCGAGACCCCGGCGACGCAGACCCCGGCGACGCAGACCCCGGCCGCCGCCCCGGCCCCGCAGGCCCCGGCGCCCGCCGAGCCGGCGCAGGCCCGCCGCAGCATCGTCGCGGTCAGCGCCTGCCCGACCGGGATCGCGCACACCTACATGGCCGCCGACAAGCTCACCGTCGCCGCCCGCGAGCTCGGCGTCGACCTGCACGTGGAGACGCAGGGCTCGTCGGGCTCGACCCCGCTGGACCCCGCGGTCATCCGGGACGCCGACGCGGCCATCTTCGCCGTCGACGTGGGCGTCAAGGACCGGGACCGCTTCGCCGGCAAGCCGCTGGTGCAGTCGGGCACCAAGCGGGCGATCAACGAGCCCGAGGCGATGATCCGCGAGGCGCTGGCCGCCGCCGACGACCCGAACGCCCGCCGGGTGCCCGGCACCGCCGCCGACGGCGCCACCCCCGCCGCGACCAGCGGGGACCGGCCCGGGATCGGGTCGGAGATCCGCCGCTGGCTGCTCACCGGCGTCAGCTACATGATCCCGTTCGTCGCCGCGGGTGGCCTGCTCATCGCGCTGGGCTTCCTGTTCGGCGGCTACCAGATCGTCAACGGCGACCCGGCCACCGACGGCGCGCAGAGCTACGCGCTGAACTGGGCGCTGAACAACACCTTCTTCGACCTGCCCAGCGCCGCGCCGCTCGAGGGCCTCAACGACGGGTTCTGGGGCTACCTCGGCGCGCTGTGCACCGTGCTCGGGCAGGCCGCCTTCGGCTTCCTCGTCCCAGCGCTGGCCGGCTACATCGCCTACGCGATCGCCGACCGGCCGGGCATCGTCCCCGGCTTCGTCGTCGGCGCGGTCTCCCTGACCGTGGGCGCCGGCTTCCTCGGCGGCCTGGTCGGCGGCATCATCGCCGGCTTCGCCGCGCTGTGGATCAGCCGCTGGAAGCTGCCGGCGTTCGCCCGCGGACTGCAGCCTGTCGTGATCATCCCGCTGCTGGCCACGCTCATCTCCAGCGGGCTCATGGTGGTCGTGCTGGGTCAGCCGCTGGCCTGGGCGCTGGAGTCGCTCGGGGACTTCCTCAACGGCCTGACCGGCGCCGCGACGATCGTGCTGGGGATCATCCTCGGCCTGATGATGTGCTTCGACCTGGGCGGACCGGTGAACAAGGCCGCCTACGTCTTCGCCACCACCGGGCTCACCGCGGCCATCGCCGGCGACGGCGGCCAGCAGCAGCTGGTCATCATGGCCACCGTGATGGCCGCCGGCATGGTGCCGCCGCTGGCGATGGCGCTGTCCAGCACGGTCCTGCGGCCGAGGCTCTACACCCCGGCCGAGCGGGACAACGGCAAGGCGGCGTGGCTGCTGGGCGCCTCGTTCATCTCCGAGGGCGCGATCCCGTTCGCCGCGGTCGACCCGCTGCGGGTGATCCCGTCGATGATGCTCGGTGGCGCCACCACCGGCGCGATCGTGGCCGGCCTCGGCCTGGAGCTGCAGGCACCGCACGGCGGGTTCTTCGTCTGGTTCGCGATGAGCAACTTCTGGCTGTTCCTGCTGGCGGTCGTCGCCGGCGCGATCGTCGGCGGCGTCGCCGTCACCCTCGCCAAGGGCATCGGCCGGAGGTCCTCGGGCGGAGCCGACGCCGATCTCACCACCGACGTCGCCGGTGGACCGGCGAGCGGGAGCGCCCCGGCGCACCCGGTCGCCGCCCGACCGGCACACTGA